The following proteins come from a genomic window of Methanothermobacter sp.:
- a CDS encoding DUF2149 domain-containing protein, producing MLRRRRRRLLGDQNEEDPMAGSANIVDAMLVLSVGFLIFLVISWNMQSVVFSNMSPEERKAAMEAIKQVVEIQQGQELNTTPEVVSGSGSGMVQLGTVYQDPQTGKLIMVQGA from the coding sequence ATGCTACGCCGACGACGGCGGAGGCTGCTTGGAGATCAAAATGAAGAAGACCCCATGGCAGGATCAGCCAACATCGTAGATGCAATGCTAGTACTCTCAGTAGGCTTCCTAATATTCCTAGTAATATCATGGAACATGCAAAGTGTTGTATTTTCTAACATGTCACCAGAGGAACGTAAGGCAGCCATGGAAGCCATAAAACAAGTAGTTGAAATCCAACAAGGACAAGAACTTAACACCACCCCAGAGGTTGTCTCAGGATCCGGCTCGGGCATGGTACAATTAGGCACAGTCTACCAAGACCCCCAGACAGGTAAACTTATCATGGTACAAGGAGCCTAA
- a CDS encoding ammonium transporter, translating to MNTPINPGDTAWILISTALVLLMTVPGVALFYGGLTKKENVLNTMFMSLIAFALTSIIWVLYGYPLAFGGDIHGLIGNPTNLFMNNININSPATLAPTIPALIYIGFQLTFAAITVALISGAVVERMKFSAWTAFVILWISLVYVPVAHWVWGGGFLSQLGALDFAGGTVVHINSGIAALALVYLLGKRKDTRLLPHHLGYSVIGASLLWFGWFGFNAGSALTANGLAASAFLVTNTAAAAAMISWIILDCLKTGKPTLLGAISGAIAGLVAITPAAGYVTVPAAIIIGLLTSIFSYFAVSKLKTKLGYDDALDVFGIHGISGLWGSIATGLFAAPFVNELGTGLFYGNPKQLLIQVLAVVIVMAYSFTMTLIMGKLLDVTIGLRVSEKDEIEGLDTNLHEETGYRL from the coding sequence ATGAACACACCAATAAACCCTGGCGACACAGCTTGGATATTAATATCAACGGCCTTAGTACTACTCATGACAGTACCAGGAGTAGCACTATTCTATGGCGGACTAACAAAAAAAGAAAATGTACTAAATACAATGTTTATGTCCTTAATAGCATTCGCCCTAACAAGCATAATCTGGGTACTCTATGGTTACCCCCTAGCATTCGGCGGGGACATACATGGCCTAATAGGCAACCCAACAAACCTATTCATGAACAATATCAACATCAATAGTCCTGCAACACTCGCACCCACAATACCAGCCCTAATCTACATAGGATTCCAATTAACATTCGCAGCCATCACCGTAGCCCTGATATCAGGTGCAGTCGTAGAAAGAATGAAATTCTCAGCATGGACAGCATTCGTCATACTCTGGATAAGCTTAGTCTATGTACCAGTAGCACATTGGGTATGGGGTGGGGGCTTCCTCAGCCAACTCGGTGCCCTCGACTTCGCAGGCGGCACAGTAGTACACATAAATTCTGGTATAGCAGCACTGGCCCTCGTATACCTACTCGGTAAAAGAAAAGACACAAGACTTCTACCACATCATCTTGGATATTCTGTGATAGGCGCATCACTACTATGGTTCGGCTGGTTCGGCTTTAACGCAGGATCGGCCCTCACAGCCAATGGACTGGCAGCATCAGCATTTCTCGTGACGAACACGGCAGCAGCAGCCGCTATGATTTCATGGATAATCTTAGACTGTCTTAAAACAGGCAAACCCACGCTACTAGGTGCAATATCAGGCGCTATAGCAGGTCTTGTGGCCATAACACCAGCGGCAGGTTACGTAACAGTACCAGCAGCCATAATAATAGGCTTACTCACCAGCATATTCTCATACTTCGCAGTCTCCAAATTAAAGACAAAGCTTGGATACGATGATGCACTGGACGTTTTCGGCATACACGGAATCTCTGGCTTATGGGGCTCAATAGCAACAGGTTTATTCGCAGCTCCATTTGTAAATGAACTTGGAACAGGCCTATTCTATGGCAACCCAAAGCAGTTACTCATACAAGTATTAGCAGTGGTAATCGTAATGGCCTATTCATTTACAATGACATTGATCATGGGTAAATTGTTGGATGTGACAATAGGATTAAGGGTATCAGAGAAAGATGAAATAGAAGGACTTGACACAAACTTACATGAAGAGACAGGATACAGACTATAG
- a CDS encoding P-II family nitrogen regulator has product MKAIIAIIRPEKLEQVKENLVGAGCYGMTVTEVKGRGRQLGIRESYRGKEYHIDLLPKTRLDIIVNDDKVEKVVDAIVKSAQTGDIGDGKIFILPVEDVVRIRTGERGEKAV; this is encoded by the coding sequence TTGAAAGCTATAATCGCGATAATAAGACCTGAAAAACTTGAACAGGTAAAAGAGAACCTTGTGGGGGCAGGATGTTATGGTATGACTGTCACTGAAGTAAAAGGGCGCGGCAGACAACTTGGTATAAGGGAAAGTTATCGTGGAAAAGAATATCATATCGACTTATTACCGAAAACGCGCCTTGACATAATAGTAAATGATGATAAGGTCGAAAAAGTCGTGGATGCCATAGTGAAAAGCGCCCAGACAGGGGATATCGGTGATGGTAAAATTTTCATATTACCAGTAGAGGATGTGGTAAGGATAAGAACAGGAGAAAGAGGAGAAAAAGCCGTTTAA
- a CDS encoding HisA/HisF family protein has translation MIEVIPVLDLMGSLAVSGKSGKREEYKPLKSIFSASPDPLEIALSLKRAGARRIYIADLDAITGQGSNIQLIQEINHVIPVMLDFGVQNFKSFEFGLKIAWQVIVATETLKNINELKKIFKVFPKSRIVVSIDTKSGQLYSKNLNMTLEEFRDTLFQLDPGEVILLDLTRVGTQKGINKELIKKFGKFDIIPGGGIKLQDIPILSSMGIKKVLVGTALHQGKIPLHIR, from the coding sequence ATGATAGAAGTTATACCAGTCTTAGATTTAATGGGCTCATTAGCAGTCTCGGGCAAATCCGGGAAAAGAGAAGAATACAAACCACTAAAGAGCATATTCTCAGCATCACCAGACCCCTTGGAGATAGCATTATCCCTAAAGAGAGCGGGGGCCAGGAGAATATATATAGCCGACCTCGACGCCATCACAGGCCAAGGCTCAAACATCCAACTTATCCAAGAGATAAACCATGTAATACCAGTGATGCTAGACTTCGGAGTCCAAAACTTCAAAAGTTTTGAATTCGGTTTAAAAATAGCATGGCAGGTAATAGTAGCCACAGAAACCCTAAAAAACATTAACGAGTTAAAAAAGATTTTTAAAGTTTTCCCCAAATCTAGGATAGTGGTAAGCATCGATACAAAAAGTGGCCAATTATACTCCAAAAACCTAAACATGACACTAGAAGAATTCAGGGACACCCTATTCCAATTAGACCCTGGAGAAGTCATACTACTAGACTTGACGAGAGTCGGCACACAAAAAGGCATCAACAAAGAACTCATAAAAAAATTCGGAAAGTTTGACATAATCCCCGGTGGAGGTATAAAACTCCAAGACATACCAATATTATCATCTATGGGCATAAAGAAAGTACTCGTTGGCACAGCACTCCACCAAGGAAAAATCCCATTACATATAAGGTGA
- a CDS encoding MotA/TolQ/ExbB proton channel family protein — protein sequence MVAVPGSEILSAALHVVSQSLLIPVIVGLLLFMGYAIISLGGLLSEYSNRIKVEVNEIKNAIFSMSNPGNPEKITEIIEPLKIPESQKKILTEIAKTTNLTSNTREALARKLIEAEELKIAKSLEKTDIITRLGPTLGLMGTLIPMGPGLAALGAGDIQTLAQAIIVAFDTTVVGLAAGGISYVISKIRRRWYEEYLSNLEALAETILEVMKDATPTTAEAAWRSK from the coding sequence ATGGTCGCAGTACCAGGCAGCGAAATACTAAGCGCAGCCCTCCATGTAGTCTCCCAAAGCCTACTAATACCAGTCATAGTAGGACTATTACTATTCATGGGCTATGCCATAATATCACTAGGCGGCCTACTATCAGAATACTCAAACAGGATAAAAGTCGAAGTAAATGAAATAAAAAATGCCATATTCTCCATGTCAAACCCAGGCAACCCAGAAAAGATAACAGAAATAATAGAACCCCTAAAAATCCCAGAAAGCCAAAAAAAGATACTCACAGAAATCGCGAAAACAACAAATCTAACTTCAAATACGAGAGAAGCACTAGCAAGGAAACTCATAGAAGCAGAAGAACTAAAAATAGCCAAAAGCCTAGAAAAGACTGACATAATAACAAGACTCGGACCAACACTAGGACTCATGGGAACACTCATACCCATGGGCCCAGGACTAGCAGCACTTGGAGCAGGAGACATACAAACACTAGCACAAGCAATAATCGTAGCCTTCGACACCACAGTAGTAGGCCTCGCAGCAGGGGGAATATCATACGTCATATCAAAAATAAGAAGAAGATGGTACGAAGAATACCTCTCCAACCTAGAAGCACTAGCAGAGACAATACTAGAGGTGATGAAAGATGCTACGCCGACGACGGCGGAGGCTGCTTGGAGATCAAAATGA
- a CDS encoding PfkB family carbohydrate kinase, with the protein MGYLLIGPITRDKNIIKGEEILKIGGPVYYQSKVFSKLGIEHTSIITLSKEDKKLLEEFPPETRIIPLWKNNTLKFENIYLNHEKRIQKSNFAKNPITTNEIKKLIRDKWDAILLNPLLPTDIPTQTLEFITNQQNKVYLSLQGYLRTEEDGRVSLRPPEDTEKILNMVDKVFLDEEEAKIFNSNIVEAAMLLGSMGPSETIITCGERGSIIYSSGRIWKIKAVPATRIVDPTGLGDIYMAAYIHMREKRPPMEAGEFASRIATEKIEGKLLDS; encoded by the coding sequence TTGGGATATTTATTAATAGGCCCAATAACCCGAGACAAAAATATCATAAAAGGAGAGGAGATCCTAAAAATAGGCGGACCAGTATACTACCAATCAAAGGTCTTCTCAAAACTTGGAATAGAACACACAAGCATCATAACACTCTCAAAAGAAGACAAAAAACTCCTAGAAGAGTTCCCCCCAGAGACAAGGATAATACCCCTTTGGAAAAATAACACACTAAAATTTGAAAACATATACCTCAACCATGAAAAGAGAATACAGAAATCAAATTTCGCAAAAAACCCTATAACAACCAATGAAATAAAAAAATTGATCAGAGACAAATGGGATGCCATACTCCTAAATCCCCTACTACCAACTGACATACCAACCCAGACACTCGAATTTATAACAAACCAACAAAATAAAGTCTACCTAAGCCTACAAGGTTATCTAAGAACAGAAGAAGATGGTAGAGTATCCCTCAGGCCACCAGAGGATACAGAGAAGATTCTTAACATGGTTGATAAGGTGTTCCTCGATGAAGAAGAGGCCAAGATTTTCAACTCAAACATCGTAGAAGCTGCTATGCTCTTGGGATCCATGGGACCATCAGAGACTATAATCACATGTGGCGAAAGAGGCTCCATAATATACTCAAGTGGGAGAATATGGAAAATAAAGGCCGTCCCAGCAACTAGGATAGTCGACCCAACAGGACTAGGGGACATATACATGGCAGCCTACATACATATGAGGGAGAAAAGACCCCCAATGGAAGCTGGAGAATTCGCCTCCAGGATAGCCACAGAAAAAATAGAAGGTAAACTCCTAGACTCCTAA
- the pdxS gene encoding pyridoxal 5'-phosphate synthase lyase subunit PdxS encodes MIHGTEVLKKGFAKMTKGGVIMDVVDSEQAIIAEEAGAVAVMALEKVPADIRSSGGVARMADPNKIEEIMDAVTIPVMAKVRIGHFVEAQILEALGVDMIDESEVLTPADERFHIDKKKFKIPFVCGARDLGEALRRIDEGAAMIRTKGEAGTGNIVEAVRHMRIIMGQIREVKEKEEEELWEFARKIEAPLKLVKETAKLGRLPVVNFAAGGVATPADAALMMQLGADGVFVGSGIFKSENPEAYAKAIVEATAHYDEPEVLLEVSRGLGAAMPGIEISELSDSERLQERGW; translated from the coding sequence ATGATACATGGTACAGAAGTTCTCAAGAAAGGTTTTGCAAAGATGACCAAGGGCGGCGTTATAATGGATGTAGTGGACAGCGAACAGGCCATTATAGCAGAGGAGGCTGGAGCAGTCGCAGTAATGGCCCTTGAGAAGGTTCCTGCTGATATAAGATCCTCTGGTGGGGTTGCCAGAATGGCTGACCCAAACAAGATAGAGGAGATAATGGATGCAGTGACCATCCCTGTTATGGCAAAGGTTAGAATAGGCCATTTTGTAGAGGCCCAAATACTCGAGGCCCTTGGAGTTGACATGATAGATGAAAGCGAGGTCTTAACACCAGCAGATGAACGCTTCCACATTGATAAAAAGAAATTCAAGATACCGTTTGTTTGCGGTGCAAGGGATCTTGGAGAGGCTCTTAGGAGAATTGATGAAGGAGCCGCCATGATCCGGACAAAAGGGGAAGCAGGCACTGGTAACATTGTGGAGGCAGTCCGTCACATGAGGATAATAATGGGACAGATAAGAGAGGTTAAAGAGAAAGAGGAAGAGGAACTCTGGGAATTCGCAAGAAAAATAGAAGCTCCATTAAAATTAGTAAAGGAAACAGCTAAACTTGGAAGATTACCAGTTGTGAATTTTGCAGCTGGTGGTGTTGCAACACCAGCAGACGCAGCCCTCATGATGCAACTAGGCGCCGATGGAGTTTTCGTAGGATCAGGAATATTCAAATCAGAAAATCCAGAAGCTTATGCAAAGGCTATAGTAGAAGCAACAGCACACTATGACGAACCAGAGGTTCTATTAGAGGTTTCAAGGGGGCTGGGAGCGGCTATGCCCGGCATAGAAATAAGTGAACTCTCAGATTCTGAAAGACTACAAGAAAGGGGATGGTAA